In a genomic window of Gossypium arboreum isolate Shixiya-1 chromosome 7, ASM2569848v2, whole genome shotgun sequence:
- the LOC128295518 gene encoding phosphoglycerate mutase-like protein 1 isoform X3, whose product MEIRHAHGLHNLESERHRDPLKRIQYADPELSPLGWQQVREQRKDLSASGLLERIELVVTSPLTRTLQTSVGIFGSPLKDENTVGNGYQNGIKTPIFNHPPIIASELCRERLSKGRSRGSISQCRSRFPQVDFSLIEREDDILWEADERESNESVAAKGIKFIKWLLARKEKEIAVVSHGVFLQQTLIALKNEFDSSIQKEFLTPFGNCEIRSLKFFRESVVRLGQDYKKN is encoded by the exons ATGGAA ATAAGGCATGCACATGGGCTTCACAATTTAGAATCAGAGAGGCATCGTGATCCATTAAAAAGAATTCAATATGCTGATCCTGAACTCTCTCCTCTTGGTTGGCAACAG GTTCGTGAGCAACGGAAAGATCTTTCTGCAAGTGGACTGCTGGAAAGAATTGAACTAGTCGTAACTTCCCCTCTGACAAG GACATTACAAACATCAGTTGGAATTTTTGGTAGTCCACTAAAGGACGAAAATACAGTAGGGAATGGCTATCAGAATGGGATTAAGACACCCATTTTCAATCACCCACCGATCATAGCATCCGAACTTTGTCGTGAACGTTTG AGCAAGGGTCGCAGTAGAGGATCCATCAGCCAGTGCCGGTCTCGATTCCCTCAAGTTGATTTTTCATTG ATTGAACGTGAAGATGACATTTTATGGGAAGCTGATGAACGTGAAAGCAATGAATCAGTTGCTGCTAAGGGAATCAAGTTTATCAAATG GTTATTGGCACGTAAAGAAAAGGAGATAGCAGTGGTCAGCCATGGAGTTTTTTTGCAGCAAACATTGATCGCACTTAAAAATGAGTTTGACTCCTCGATACAAAAGGAGTTTCTTACTCC GTTTGGAAATTGTGAAATTCGATCGCTGAAGTTTTTTAGAGAAAG TGTTGTGAGATTGGGACAAGATTACAAGAAAAACTAA
- the LOC128295518 gene encoding phosphoglycerate mutase-like protein 1 isoform X1 — METTAAAPYHSNQKLVIHLIRHAHGLHNLESERHRDPLKRIQYADPELSPLGWQQVREQRKDLSASGLLERIELVVTSPLTRTLQTSVGIFGSPLKDENTVGNGYQNGIKTPIFNHPPIIASELCRERLSKGRSRGSISQCRSRFPQVDFSLIEREDDILWEADERESNESVAAKGIKFIKWLLARKEKEIAVVSHGVFLQQTLIALKNEFDSSIQKEFLTPFGNCEIRSLKFFRESVVRLGQDYKKN, encoded by the exons ATGGAAACAACTGCAGCAGCTCCATATCATAGCAATCAAAAACTTGTTATTCATCTG ATAAGGCATGCACATGGGCTTCACAATTTAGAATCAGAGAGGCATCGTGATCCATTAAAAAGAATTCAATATGCTGATCCTGAACTCTCTCCTCTTGGTTGGCAACAG GTTCGTGAGCAACGGAAAGATCTTTCTGCAAGTGGACTGCTGGAAAGAATTGAACTAGTCGTAACTTCCCCTCTGACAAG GACATTACAAACATCAGTTGGAATTTTTGGTAGTCCACTAAAGGACGAAAATACAGTAGGGAATGGCTATCAGAATGGGATTAAGACACCCATTTTCAATCACCCACCGATCATAGCATCCGAACTTTGTCGTGAACGTTTG AGCAAGGGTCGCAGTAGAGGATCCATCAGCCAGTGCCGGTCTCGATTCCCTCAAGTTGATTTTTCATTG ATTGAACGTGAAGATGACATTTTATGGGAAGCTGATGAACGTGAAAGCAATGAATCAGTTGCTGCTAAGGGAATCAAGTTTATCAAATG GTTATTGGCACGTAAAGAAAAGGAGATAGCAGTGGTCAGCCATGGAGTTTTTTTGCAGCAAACATTGATCGCACTTAAAAATGAGTTTGACTCCTCGATACAAAAGGAGTTTCTTACTCC GTTTGGAAATTGTGAAATTCGATCGCTGAAGTTTTTTAGAGAAAG TGTTGTGAGATTGGGACAAGATTACAAGAAAAACTAA
- the LOC128295518 gene encoding phosphoglycerate mutase-like protein 1 isoform X2: protein METTAAAPYHSNQKLIRHAHGLHNLESERHRDPLKRIQYADPELSPLGWQQVREQRKDLSASGLLERIELVVTSPLTRTLQTSVGIFGSPLKDENTVGNGYQNGIKTPIFNHPPIIASELCRERLSKGRSRGSISQCRSRFPQVDFSLIEREDDILWEADERESNESVAAKGIKFIKWLLARKEKEIAVVSHGVFLQQTLIALKNEFDSSIQKEFLTPFGNCEIRSLKFFRESVVRLGQDYKKN from the exons ATGGAAACAACTGCAGCAGCTCCATATCATAGCAATCAAAAACTT ATAAGGCATGCACATGGGCTTCACAATTTAGAATCAGAGAGGCATCGTGATCCATTAAAAAGAATTCAATATGCTGATCCTGAACTCTCTCCTCTTGGTTGGCAACAG GTTCGTGAGCAACGGAAAGATCTTTCTGCAAGTGGACTGCTGGAAAGAATTGAACTAGTCGTAACTTCCCCTCTGACAAG GACATTACAAACATCAGTTGGAATTTTTGGTAGTCCACTAAAGGACGAAAATACAGTAGGGAATGGCTATCAGAATGGGATTAAGACACCCATTTTCAATCACCCACCGATCATAGCATCCGAACTTTGTCGTGAACGTTTG AGCAAGGGTCGCAGTAGAGGATCCATCAGCCAGTGCCGGTCTCGATTCCCTCAAGTTGATTTTTCATTG ATTGAACGTGAAGATGACATTTTATGGGAAGCTGATGAACGTGAAAGCAATGAATCAGTTGCTGCTAAGGGAATCAAGTTTATCAAATG GTTATTGGCACGTAAAGAAAAGGAGATAGCAGTGGTCAGCCATGGAGTTTTTTTGCAGCAAACATTGATCGCACTTAAAAATGAGTTTGACTCCTCGATACAAAAGGAGTTTCTTACTCC GTTTGGAAATTGTGAAATTCGATCGCTGAAGTTTTTTAGAGAAAG TGTTGTGAGATTGGGACAAGATTACAAGAAAAACTAA